The DNA sequence TAGCCAAGGTCGTGAAGGGGGGGCGTCGCTTCAGCTTCAGTGCGATCGTTGTCGTTGGTAATGGCGATGGAATTGTCGGATACGGTTTGGGTAAAGCCAACGAGGTGACCGATGCTATCTCCAAAGGTGTTGATGATGCCAAAAAGAACCTGATTAAAGTCAACGTTCTAAAAGGTACCATCCCACACCCTAGCTGGACCAAGTTTGGTGCCGCTAAGGTATTGTTGAAGCCTGCTGCTCCTGGTACAGGGGTACTCGCTGGTGGTGCGATGCGTGCCGTTCTCGAGTCTGCAGGTGTCAAGGACGTAATCGGTAAGTCTCTGGGATCCTCCAACCCTCACAACGTAGTCAAAGCGACCATCAAAGCGCTTGCAGAAATGCGTACCGCCAAAAGTGTTGCTGAAGCTCGTGGAGTGGCCCTGAGCAAGGTGTTTAATGGGTAAAACCTATAAATAACAACGAGAGATGTATCCGAAGGTGAAAATTACCCAGGTCCGCAGCTTGATCGGACGTCCCGGAGACCAGAAAGCTACCATGGTAGCGCTTGGTTTGGGAAAGATCAACCGCGAAGTCGAAAAGACCTGTACTCCTCAGATTCTGGGGATGATTAAGAAGGTGAGTCACTTGATTAAAGTCGAAGAGACGGAATAGAGTCATGAAGTTGCATACACTCAAACCCGCAGAAGGAGCGACTAAAACCCGGAAACGGATTGGTCGTGGCCAAGGATCTGGAAGAGGTGGTACCTCTACCAAAGGTCATAAAGGGCAACAGTCCCGAAGCGGTGCCAAATACCGGCCTTGGTTTGAAGGTGGTCAAATGCCTTTGTATCGCCGAGTGCCCAAATACGGTTTCAAGAACTTCAATCGCGTAGAGTATAAAGCCGTGAACTTGGATACCATTCAAGAACTCTTGGAAAAGTATCCTACTGAGGAACTGACTCATCAGTACCTTAAGGATCACGGAATTATCTCTTCAACCAAGTCCCTGGTCAAAGTATTGGGAAGAGGAGAGATTAAAGTTAAGGCTGATATTAAGTTGAACAAATTTAGCCAATCAGCTAAGGCTGCAATCGAAGCAGCGGGAGGTACGGCTACTGAAGTTTAATTCACATGAAGGACCTAATCCAGACATTACGTAACATCTTTAAGATTCCGGAGCTCAAAAGCCGGATCCTTTATACACTGCTTCTGCTGGCAGTGTACCGCCTAGGGACGTTTATCACTCTGCCTGGGGTAGATCCGGTAGCGCTGCAAGGCAGCTTCGGAAGTTCTGGCGCAGGAGGTAATCTCCTCGATTTGTTTAACACATTTCTTGGAGGCGCTTTCGCCAGGGGTTCAATTCTGGCATTAGGTATCATGCCCTACATCTCGGCATCCATTGTGGTGCAGTTGCTGGGAGCCGTTTTGCCTGCCATCCAAAAACTTCGGTTGGAGGGTGAATCAGGCCAACGTAAGCTCAACCAAATTACCCGTTATCTCACCGTTATTATCACATTGGTTCAGGCTGTCAGTTACATGACTTACCTGACTTCCCAGGAAGCTGGGTTGGCACTTACCCAACAGTGGTACTTGTACATGGTTAGTGTGTGTATCCTCACCGCTGGTACTATGTTTCTTGTATGGCTAGGTGAGCGCATCACTGACAACGGTATTGGAAACGGGGTTTCTCTGTTGATCATGATCGGGATTATTTCCCAGTTCCCTTCCGCACTCTTGAGTGAAGCGAACATGAACCTGCCGATGGTATTCTTTATTGAGATCCTCGCACTCATGGTCGTAACTGGAGCTGTTGTAGCTCTTACTCAAGCTACCCGGAAAATTCCAGTTCACTACGCCCGCCAAATGGTTGGTAACAAGCTGGGTCAAATGGGACGCGGAAATGCAGCGCGCCAGTACATTCCTTTGAAAGTGAATGCTGCCGGTGTAATGCCGATCATCTTTGCCCAAGCAATCATGTTCTTGCCTGCTACCCTGATTCAGTGGAGTGGCTCAGAATCTTTGCAGGGAATTGCAGGTCAATTGAGCGACATCACCAGCGTGCTCTACAATGTGATCTTTTTCTTACTGATCATTTTGTTCACATACTTCTATACAGCGATTACTGTTAATCCAAACGAGATCGCAGACCAACTCAAGCGTAACGGAGGATTTATTCCTGGTGTTAAGCCTGGAAAACGTACAGCAGAATACATCGATACTGTCTTGTCTAGAATTACCCTTCCGGGATCTGTATTCTTGGCTTTCGTATCTATCTTTCCTGCCATCGCGGTTTCCATGGGTGTGTCTGGACCGTTCTCTCAATTCTTTGGAGGAACTACCTTGCTGATCATGATCGGGGTAACATTGGATACCTTGCAACAAGTTGAGAGCTATTTGCTCATGCGTCATTATGACGGCTTGATGCAGACTGGTCGTGTGAAAGGTCGCAGTAGAGGAGTAGCATATTAATAAGCTGACGTTGCAGCGATCATCCTATGAGTGATGTGATAACTTATAAGACTCCAGAGGAGGTTGAGTTGATTCGTCAAAGTTCCATCTTGGTGGGAAAAACACTTGGCGAGTTGAAGAAGGCCATTAGGCCGGGAGTGAGTACTCTGGAATTGGATGATTTAGCAGAAACGTTCATTCGAGATCACGGAGCAATCCCTGCTTTTAAGGGGTATGCTCCGAGTTTTGGAGAAACTCCATTCCCCAATACCCTCTGTACCTCGGTGAATGAGGAGGTTGTTCATGGAATGCCTTCCGCTAGCCGGATACTCAAAGATGGAGATGTGATTTCCATTGATTGCGGGGTATTGATGAATGGTTATTATGGCGACTCGGCCTATACCTTCACGGTGGGTGAGGTCTCTGCGAAAGTAAGACGTCTGCTGGAAGTGACGAAAGAGTCCCTTTACAAAGGAATCGAGCAAGCAGTTGCCGGAAACAATGTGGGGGCGATTTCACATGCCGTTCAAAGACATGCTGAAACCTATGGTTACAGTGTGGTTCGGGAAATGGTGGGCCATGGCTTAGGCAAGAATTTGCACGAGCCACCAGAAGTGCCCAACTACGGAAAGCGACGAGATGGAATCAAGCTCCGTGAAGGATTGGTGATAGCCATTGAACCTATGATCAATTTGGGCAAACGCCATATTGATGTGGAGTCCGATGGCTGGACGATCTTCGCTACGGATAGGCTTCCTTCCGCACATTTCGAGCATAGCTTGGTGATCGGAAAGGACAAAGCTGATATTCTATCTACTTTCGAATATATAGAGAACTAAAACCATCTAATCGTTTTGGCAAAACAAGCTCCCATTAAAGTGGACGGTGTAGTAGTTGAGGCTTTGCCTAATGCTACTTTCAAGGTCAGATTGGAAAACGGACACGAGCTGTTGGCTCACATTGCTGGGAAAATGCGGATGTATTACATCAAGATTCTACCCGGCGACCGGGTGGCACTTGAGATCCCTCCGTATGACCTTAGCAAAGGACGGATTGTGTATCGGTATAAATAAGGGAAGAAGGTCATTCTATTTCTTTCGAAACTAGAGAGATCAGATCCCACAATCTTTTTTGAGATGAAAGTTAGAGCATCTGTGAAAAAACGGACTTCTGATTGCAAGATCATCCGCCGTAAGGGGAAGGTCTACGTGATCAACAAGAAGAATCCTAAGTGTAAACAGAGACAAGGTTAACGGATATGGCACGTATAGCTGGTGTAGATCTACCCAAGAACAAGCGAGGCGTGATCGGTTTGACCTACGTTTTCGGAATTGGTCGGACCACGTCCACCGAGATTTTGGCAAAAGCTGGAATTGACGAAAACAAGAAAGTCAATGATTGGACCGACGAAGATGTTGTAAACATCCGCCGTATCATCGGTGATGATTACAAAGTCGAAGGAGCGTTGCGTAGTGAGATCCAATTGAACATCAAGCGTCTGATGGATATTGGTTGTTACCGCGGTTTGCGCCACCGTAAAGGATTGCCTTTGCGTGGTCAGCGTACCCAAACGAACGCACGGACTCGTAAGGGTAGACGTAAAACTGTTGCCAACAAGAAGAAGGTTGGTAAGTAACATTCTTTGGTTTTGAGTCCTGAATATCCTGTATTCAGGCTACTCACAACGTAAGATATAGCATGGCAAAGAAACAGGCGAATAGCAGAAACAAGAAGAAAAAGAAGGTTGATTCAGTGGGCCAAGTCCACGTCTCCTCTTCTTTCAACAACATCTTGATTACCATCACTGACTTGGGTGGAAACACCATCTCTTGGTCCGCTGCTGGTAAGATGGGTTTCCGGGGGTCTAAGAAAAACACCCCTTATGCTGCTCAGGTAGCCGCAAGTGACTGTGGTAAGAAGGCGTTTGATATGGGTCTCCGTCGTGTTGAGGCTTTTGTCAAAGGTACTGGCGCAGGTCGCGAAGCCGCAATTCGTGGAATTGCAGCTTGTGGAATCGAGGTTACCATGATCAAGGACATCACTCCATTGCCACACAATGGATGCCGTCCACCTAAAAGAAGACGCGTTTGATTTTTGTGGGTCTTAGCTGACAGGTGGACGTTAGTACGTTTGCGACCTGATCAACATTTCCCAAGTTATTAAACCCCATATTTGAATGGCACGTTATAGAGGCCCGAAAGGGAAGATCGATAGGAAGTTCAAAGAACCTATCTTTGGATCGTCCAAAGTATTGGACAGAAGGAAGTCTCAGCCCGGCCAACACGGTCGTCGCCGTAAGAAGGTTTCCGAATACGCCACTCAGTTGGCTGAAAAGCAAAAGACAAAATTTATCTACGGCCTGCTTGAAAAGCAATTCCGTAATACCTTTAAAAGAGCTGCTCGTAAGAGTGGAGTTACTGGTACTGTCTTCTTGCAACTGCTTGAATCCCGCTTGGATAATTCTATCTTCCGCATGGGATTCGCCCCAACTCGCCGTGCAGCACGCCAGCTCGTGAGCCATAAACATGTTATGGTAAATGGTGTCGTGACCAATATCGCTTCTTTCCAGCTCCGCCCAGGAGACGAAGTGACTATCCGTGAGAAGTCTAGAAACCTCGAAGTTGTTAATCGCAGCTTGGGAACTGGTCAAAGATTTTCTTGGCTTGACGTACAAGCCGATCAATATAAAGGAATCTTTCAGACGCTCCCTGAACGGGAAGAGATTCCAGAGAAGATCAACGAACAGTTGATCGTCGAACTGTACTCCAAGTAATGATATTGTGCAATACCTTCGGGTATTGCACCTCCCCTTGCTTGGATTTCGATGAGTGCTTTTGTTGGTAGAATTTAATTACGAAAGGAAAACACCGTATGGCACTGTTAAACTTCCAAATGCCGGAGAAGGTAGTACTTGAAAAGGAAAACGACTTTTTTGGCCGCTTTCTCCTTAGACCCCTTGAGCGTGGATATGGTATCACCGTAGGGAATGCACTTAGGAGAGTATTGCTTTCTTCACTGGAGGGTTTTGCTATCACGACTGTGAAGATCCCAGGTGTGGATCATGAGTTTTCCGTTGTGCCTGGTGTGGTGGAAGACGTTACGGAGATTATCCTCAACCTGAAAGGCGTTCGCCTCAAAAAGGTCAATGAAGGAGATCCTAAAATCTTCGTTTCTGTCCGGAATAAAGAGGTTTTCACAGCGGGAGATATTTCTGATCACACCGCTGCGTTTGAGATCACCAATCCGGATCATGTCATCTGCCATTTGGATCCAAAAACTCAGTTTGACATTGAGTTGACCGTAGCAAAAGGACGTGGTTACCGCCCTGCAGAGGAAAATAAGGTAGCAAACGCTCCAATTGGTGAAATTGCTATTGACTCCATTTTCACACCTATTCGCAATGTGCGATACGCTGTAGAAGATTATCGGATCGAGCAAAAAACCGACTACGAGCAACTTCAAATTGATGTCCAAACTGATGGAACCATCGACGCCGAAGACGCTTTGAAGGAAGGTGCCAACATCCTCCTTCGTCACTTGATGCTCTTCTCTGATGATAGCATTACGCTTAAATCTGACGAGCCAGAGAAAAAGGACGAGGTGGACGAAAACTACCTTCAGATGCGCAAGGTCCTCAAAACTCCGCTTTCAGAGCTGGATTTGTCCGTTCGTGCCTACAACTGTTTGAAGGCCGCTGACATCAAAACGCTTGGAGATCTGGTCAGCTACAATATCGCAGACCTCCTCAAGTTCCGGAACTTCGGTAAGAAGTCCCTCACCGAACTCGAGGAACTCGTAGCTGAAAAAGCCTTGAGCTTCGGGATGGATGTTTCCAAATTCAAGCTTGACGAAGATTAATTCTCAACGACGGGTCTTTTGACCCGTCTATATTTTTTGTCCATTTCCCAAGGGACTATGACTCCTGTCGGATGATTGCCCTTGGCTAGCAAACTAAGCCTAAAAATGAGACACGGTAAGAAGTTCAACCACTTGGGCCGCTCTGCTTCTCACAGACGTGCCATGCTCGCCAACATGGCGATCTCTTTGATCGAACACAAACGGATCAAAACCACGATTGCGAAAGCCAAAGCTTTGCGCCAGTATGTTGAGCCTTTGATCACCAAAGCCAAAAACGATACCACACACTCCCGCCGTACTGTATTCTCTTACTTGCAGAATAAAGAAGCGGTCAAAGAGTTGTTTGGTGAAATCTCCAACCGCGTTGCAGATCGTCCAGGTGGATACACTCGGATTCTGAAAATCGGCAACCGTCAAGGTGACAACGCGGAAATGGCGATTATCGAATTGGTGGATTACAACGAATTTGCTCCTGGCAAATCCGCTGGATCCAAGAAGAAGCGTCGTCGTAAGAAGACTACTTCTAAGCCTAAAGCTGAAGCTGCGGCTGAAGAAACTCCAGTTGTTGAAGAAGCTGCTGCCGAAGCACCTGAAACAACTGAAACTCCTGACGAAAAGTCTGAAGAGTAAATCTTACTTGTACGATATAAAAAAGCCCACCTTATGGTGGGCTTTTTTTGTGCGCTGAAATCTGAGCGTACTCAGAAAAAAACTTGGATTCAGATTATGCTGGAGTCTCCTCAGATGGGGTTTCTCCTCTGAAAATATCCTTTACACTTGGCTCCCGCTCAAAATTCTGTTGGAGGGAAATGAATGTCTCCGTACGTCTCACAAATGGGATAGTCTGAATCTTCTCGATCAGCAGATCCCGCAAATGATGGGTGTCCCGGCAATGAACTTTGAGGAAAATGGCATACACGCCTGTCGTGTAATGGCATTCTACAATCTCCGGAATCTGCTCCATGTGCGTGAAGACTTCTTCAAAACTGTCACACTTGTCCAGATAGATACCTAGAAAAGCACATACCCCCAGACCTAATTTCTTGTAGTCAAGTGTTAGTCGAGAACCCTTGATAATTCCTAGTTTCTCAAGCTTTTGGATGCGCAGGTGGACCGTTGCGCCCGATACATTGCACATTCGAGCAATCTCTAGGTAGGGCGTTCGTGCGTCCTTCAAGAGAATTTCTAGAATGGTACGATCAAGCTTGTCCAGTTGAATGGAACTCTGCATGCAGAATCAATAATTTGTTAGCCTTCTGATTGTACAATTGGAAGGATGCTAACAAAATAACGAAAAAGCTGCTGATTTATCAATTCTGGGCCAATCAGGATAATCATTTGTCCATTCCTTGTGGTCTATGGCCGCTGATTCCCTGATCTATTCCGAAAATCTCCTTCAATCCCTTAGCCTGATCTGCCTTGATCCGGCCAGCTAGTAACAATCTGAGCTCTCGCCTTTGCAAAGCGCCTTGATACAATTCCTTTTCTGGATCGGTTTCAGGTTCTACGTTACCAACTGGAATGGGACGACCTGACTGATCGACAGCGACAAAGGTGTAATACGCGGAATTACTCGATTGCTTTTCTCCTGTTCCCAAGTTTTCGAATGCCACATCTACTCGCACCTCTAAGGATGAGTTGAAAGTCCGAGTTACTCTGGATTCCAGAATCACCACGGAACCCAGTGGGATCGATTTCTTGAATTCCACAAAATCTACCGATACCGTTACGACTGTCCGGTTTGAGGCGCGTTGTGCAGAAATGGCAGTGATTACGTCCATCCAGTGGAGAAGCTTCCCGCCCATCAAATTCCCGAGGTTATTCGTGTCATTGGGCAAGACGATTTCGGTCTTCAGGGCATAGGTTTCGGATACTTTTTTGCTTTTCATGTGATCAGTTTGTCAGGTCATGAGATTCAGCCACGTGACCCAATAATTATTGCTAATTTTAACCTCAAACTAAGTACAAGAGCGAAACCCCTTTTTCCAAAACAAATCCATGCAAGCTTACCTAGATTTGTTGCAGCACGTGCTGGACAACGGCACTGATCGCGGAGACCGCACCGGAACTGGTACGAGAAGTGTCTTTGGTTATCAGATGAGATTTGATCTCTCCGAAGGATTTCCTGTGGTCACAACCAAAAAACTTCATCTCAAATCCATCATCCATGAGCTGCTTTGGTTCCTGAAAGGGGAAAGCAATATCCAATACCTCAAGGAAAACAATGTCCGGATTTGGAATGAATGGGCCGACGAAAATGGAGAATTGGGACCTGTCTATGGCGTGCAATGGCGAAGCTGGCCAACTCCTGATGGAAAACATATCGACCAGATCACTGAGGTCATCAATCAAATCAAACAGAATCCACATTCCCGAAGACATATCGTCAATGCGTGGAATGTAGGGCTCATTGAGCAGATGGCGCTTCCTCCTTGCCACACGATGTTTCAATTCTATGTGGCGGATGGCAAGCTCTCTTGCCAATTGTACCAACGTAGCGCTGATCTATTCTTGGGGGTTCCATTTAATATTGCGTCTTATGCACTTTTGACGATGATGGTTGCCCAAGTGACAGGTTTGGGGCTGGGGGACTTTGTTCACACGTTTGGCGATGCGCATATCTACCATAACCACTTTGATCAAGTAAAGCTGCAACTAAGTCGTGAACCACGAGGCTTGCCCACTATGGCAATCAATCCGGACATCAAGGATATCTTCGAGTTCACCTATGAAGATTTCCAGTTGCAAGGTTACGATCCTCATCCATCCATCAAGGCACCAATAGCCGTTTAGGAATCTCAAATTTTCACTGTGAAGGACATCATCAAAAAGGTAAGGAGGCTTGAAATCAAAATCCGCAAAATGGTGGACAACACATTTGCGGGTGAATATCACTCTGCTTTCAAAGGGCAGGGCTTGGAATTCGATGAAGTACGCCCCTACCAGTACGGTGATGATATCCGGACCATTGATTGGAATGTTACAGCCAAGATGGGGCAGGTCTTCATCAAGAAGTTCCGCGAGGAGCGTGAGCAAACCCTATTCGTGCTTTTTGATGTGAGTGGATCTGGGGACTTTGGCCCCGCAGAGGAAAACAAGCGCCTCATCGGAATGGAGATTGCCTCCCTGCTGGCTTTCTCTGCTTTGAAGAACAATGACAAGTTCGGACTGGCGACCTTTTCCGATCAGATTGAAACCTATTACAAGCCCAATAAGGGCCGAAAACATATTCTCAAAATCGTTCAGGGGGTGCTCTCCCACCAAAATCGAAGCGAACAGACCTATCTCGGAATGGCGCTAGATTTTGTCAAGCATACCCTCAAGCGACGGAGCATCTTGATTGTCATTTCCGACTTTTTGGATCAGGGCTATGAACAATCACTCATTCAATTGAGTAAGCGGCATGAAGTGATCCTGATTCGGCTTTTTCACCCCAACGAGGTCTTTCATGTAGGAACGGGGATCATCCCGGTCGTGGATATCGAAACCCAGCAATACCGATGGCTCAATGCCGGTGATATGGGCTACCGATCCATGCTAGAGGAAAGCTTCGACCAGATTCGTGCGGACCTGGAAGAGCTGTCCCGAAGAAATCGAATCGATATGATCTCCGTCAATACCCAAGAAGACTATTTCCCCGTCTTGGAATCATTTTTCCGGACTAGAAGCCAACGCCGGGAAAGCGGGAAAAGCCGCAAGAAATCATCCAAATCCCCCCAACAATCTCGTCCTGCATGATCAATGCCTTTATGCGCCATATACGTTGGTTTGCCCTGTGTTTGATGGGCTTGGCTATCTGGACTTCCAGTGCCCATGCACAGCAGACGCTCGCCTCGCTGGAGTTTTCGGAAGATTCCGTGGCTTTGGGGATGCCTACGGAATTGGTGATGCGTATCCAGCATGATGAGGATGTCGAGGTCATGTTCCCCAATCGCCAAGAGTACTTCGCGCCCTTTGAACAAGTGGGCAAGGAAGTATCGCCGATGCGGATTCGGGATAGCATCGCCCGGGAGGTCGTGGTATTCAGTCTCAGAACCTTTGAGCTGGTCCCCAAACAGTCCGTTCGTCTACCATACTGGTACGTGGCTGGGAGAGATACCTTCCAAAAATGGATTGCCAGCGACACGGTGGTTCTCAAACAGCAGATTGAAACGGTGTCGGATTCGCTGAATTATCGGGTAGGGGAGAAGCTGATTGCATTCCAAAAGCCCTTCAACTGGCCGGTACTTCTCCTTGTGTTGGGGGTGTGTGCGATTGTGGGATTGGGCATCATTGCCTTTCTCCGCAAACCCGTCGAGCGATTTTTGGCATTGCGTAGGCTGCGCCGTAAACAGTTGGCTATGCAGGCTCGAATCAGAGATCTCGTCCATATCGAGCATCAGCCGGATTTCTTCGAGTCTTTGACTGGACTTTGGAAGGGCTACTTTGACCCTCAAGACCAGATTGGCCTTCGTAGTATGACCACTACGGAATTGAGCGAGCAGATTCACAGACTCCGAAATCTGACTCACGATCAGCAAGAAATGCTTGTCAAGACTTCACATGCTGCTGACCAGGTGATCTACGCCGGAAATACCTATGCTTCCGAAGAGCTCGAAACCTTCGTATGGGAGCTGGAGCAAGTCATGGATTATGTATTCGAGCTGAAGGAGGCGGAAATCAAGAAGCGTAAATAGTGTGGGGATTTGGGCGTATCCCGGCGAATAGGCATCTCTTTCCTCGATTGGCTGGGTTGGCGCCGGGTCAGGCTGTCCACGAGTCCGCTATCGCTCCCGTCCTCGGATTTGAAGAATACCCCATCTGGATTTTCCACCTGTTGATTGGGATGGCTGAGCATAAAAGCTCTTTGTCCTCGGACCTCGCCGATGGCTCGCCGTTCCCATCCTTTACGCCGCACTAGCCAGCCGCACATTTCATGAAAATCTCTAAGAAACTGTTTAAGGATTTCTCTTTTGGCTGCAAACGCCCATATCCAGAACCTCAATTGGCCATTTTTTCGGACATAGCCCCACTATGCCCTGCAAAAATGGCGGCTTGAGAACCTGAATCTGATCGTTTTCGCTTCAAAATTTCAACCCTTAAACAGTTTCTAAAAAGCGATGGCCCGTGGGGCGTGAGTTGCCTGAAGGGTTCAGTTGGTGGAAGGATAATCATCGCTTCAAATCCTCCATCCTTCCCTGTTTTCAATACTCACACCAGATAGAGCTCTTTCCACCGACCGAGCGACCAGCGAGCCCGGAAGGGAACGGCCGGGCGACCAAGATGCCAAGCATAAGTCATCTTCCCATCCGCCCGGACACGCCCAAATCCTCATTCTCCAATCCTCACTTCTTTTATGGGTTTACCGGTTTCTGCCAAAAAGAAAGGCGTGCATTCCGCTTGAAATGCACGCCCGAAGATATGTATCTGTTCTGCCTAGTTGGCGAGTTTGAATCGAATGGTAACTCGGAGTCTTTGCTCCCGATTGCCGGAGACCTTGCTAAATTTCCATTTGCGGATGGCTTCGATACCGCGGCGCTTCAAGCAAGGAGTGTTGACGACGCCAACCGTTTTGACGGAGGAGACTGAGCCATCTGTGCGCACGTAGAATTCGAACGTCACCTGGCCTTCCTCTTGGCAATCGTAGTTGGGGTAGCCGAGTGAGAGTCCCTGACGACCGTTGAGGCCATTGTCAGATCCGCTTCCAAAGTCATACATGCCTTTCGGGTCGAGCTTCTTCAAGTCTGTGGACCCTTGGTTTCCGGTACCGCTGTCATTGGTGCCCTGATTGGAGCCGCTAGGGGAATCAGAGGCTTCGTACAGCAAATCGTCGTCCAGCGTTTGTTGCTGTTGCTGATTGCTATTATCGGTTTCGGTAGGCTGGGTTTCGGTCGGCGTAACCGTTTTGGGAGGATCAGGTGTAGGGTCATCCACGACCGGAGGATCAGGCTCGACCACATCGGATGGTGCTTCAGAGGTGATATGCTCAGTCTGGCTCGGATTGGTCTCGCTGACCTCGGCTTGGCTGGGAGCAGCCTCCTGCGTAGGGGTTTCCTGTGGAGTAGGCGTGGGCTTTTGATAGTTGTTGACATTGCGGCTACCATTGGTGTAATCACCAAAGTCAAAAGCGGCAACAGCTTCATACTCCTTCATTTCCACGGTCATGGTGCGGGACATCTGACCGATCCAGAGCATGGCCAACAGCAGCAGGACGACCATGATAACGGTCGTGATTGCAGCGCTGATGCGCTCATTTCTGCGCTCTTGGATAAAGATTTCCTTGGACAACATACTTGATGAGTTTTCGGGTATGTGGGAAGGCTCCCTTTCCCCTTTGAGATGGCCGCTTGCGCTTGATTCCACAATTCGGTCACAAAGACCAGCGGAT is a window from the Pontibacter sp. G13 genome containing:
- a CDS encoding DNA-directed RNA polymerase subunit alpha, whose product is MALLNFQMPEKVVLEKENDFFGRFLLRPLERGYGITVGNALRRVLLSSLEGFAITTVKIPGVDHEFSVVPGVVEDVTEIILNLKGVRLKKVNEGDPKIFVSVRNKEVFTAGDISDHTAAFEITNPDHVICHLDPKTQFDIELTVAKGRGYRPAEENKVANAPIGEIAIDSIFTPIRNVRYAVEDYRIEQKTDYEQLQIDVQTDGTIDAEDALKEGANILLRHLMLFSDDSITLKSDEPEKKDEVDENYLQMRKVLKTPLSELDLSVRAYNCLKAADIKTLGDLVSYNIADLLKFRNFGKKSLTELEELVAEKALSFGMDVSKFKLDED
- a CDS encoding Lrp/AsnC ligand binding domain-containing protein; amino-acid sequence: MQSSIQLDKLDRTILEILLKDARTPYLEIARMCNVSGATVHLRIQKLEKLGIIKGSRLTLDYKKLGLGVCAFLGIYLDKCDSFEEVFTHMEQIPEIVECHYTTGVYAIFLKVHCRDTHHLRDLLIEKIQTIPFVRRTETFISLQQNFEREPSVKDIFRGETPSEETPA
- the infA gene encoding translation initiation factor IF-1, whose product is MAKQAPIKVDGVVVEALPNATFKVRLENGHELLAHIAGKMRMYYIKILPGDRVALEIPPYDLSKGRIVYRYK
- the rplQ gene encoding 50S ribosomal protein L17; amino-acid sequence: MRHGKKFNHLGRSASHRRAMLANMAISLIEHKRIKTTIAKAKALRQYVEPLITKAKNDTTHSRRTVFSYLQNKEAVKELFGEISNRVADRPGGYTRILKIGNRQGDNAEMAIIELVDYNEFAPGKSAGSKKKRRRKKTTSKPKAEAAAEETPVVEEAAAEAPETTETPDEKSEE
- the map gene encoding type I methionyl aminopeptidase, with translation MITYKTPEEVELIRQSSILVGKTLGELKKAIRPGVSTLELDDLAETFIRDHGAIPAFKGYAPSFGETPFPNTLCTSVNEEVVHGMPSASRILKDGDVISIDCGVLMNGYYGDSAYTFTVGEVSAKVRRLLEVTKESLYKGIEQAVAGNNVGAISHAVQRHAETYGYSVVREMVGHGLGKNLHEPPEVPNYGKRRDGIKLREGLVIAIEPMINLGKRHIDVESDGWTIFATDRLPSAHFEHSLVIGKDKADILSTFEYIEN
- the rpsM gene encoding 30S ribosomal protein S13, whose translation is MARIAGVDLPKNKRGVIGLTYVFGIGRTTSTEILAKAGIDENKKVNDWTDEDVVNIRRIIGDDYKVEGALRSEIQLNIKRLMDIGCYRGLRHRKGLPLRGQRTQTNARTRKGRRKTVANKKKVGK
- the rpmJ gene encoding 50S ribosomal protein L36; the encoded protein is MKVRASVKKRTSDCKIIRRKGKVYVINKKNPKCKQRQG
- the rpsK gene encoding 30S ribosomal protein S11 gives rise to the protein MAKKQANSRNKKKKKVDSVGQVHVSSSFNNILITITDLGGNTISWSAAGKMGFRGSKKNTPYAAQVAASDCGKKAFDMGLRRVEAFVKGTGAGREAAIRGIAACGIEVTMIKDITPLPHNGCRPPKRRRV
- the rpmD gene encoding 50S ribosomal protein L30, giving the protein MYPKVKITQVRSLIGRPGDQKATMVALGLGKINREVEKTCTPQILGMIKKVSHLIKVEETE
- the rpsD gene encoding 30S ribosomal protein S4, whose protein sequence is MARYRGPKGKIDRKFKEPIFGSSKVLDRRKSQPGQHGRRRKKVSEYATQLAEKQKTKFIYGLLEKQFRNTFKRAARKSGVTGTVFLQLLESRLDNSIFRMGFAPTRRAARQLVSHKHVMVNGVVTNIASFQLRPGDEVTIREKSRNLEVVNRSLGTGQRFSWLDVQADQYKGIFQTLPEREEIPEKINEQLIVELYSK
- the secY gene encoding preprotein translocase subunit SecY produces the protein MKDLIQTLRNIFKIPELKSRILYTLLLLAVYRLGTFITLPGVDPVALQGSFGSSGAGGNLLDLFNTFLGGAFARGSILALGIMPYISASIVVQLLGAVLPAIQKLRLEGESGQRKLNQITRYLTVIITLVQAVSYMTYLTSQEAGLALTQQWYLYMVSVCILTAGTMFLVWLGERITDNGIGNGVSLLIMIGIISQFPSALLSEANMNLPMVFFIEILALMVVTGAVVALTQATRKIPVHYARQMVGNKLGQMGRGNAARQYIPLKVNAAGVMPIIFAQAIMFLPATLIQWSGSESLQGIAGQLSDITSVLYNVIFFLLIILFTYFYTAITVNPNEIADQLKRNGGFIPGVKPGKRTAEYIDTVLSRITLPGSVFLAFVSIFPAIAVSMGVSGPFSQFFGGTTLLIMIGVTLDTLQQVESYLLMRHYDGLMQTGRVKGRSRGVAY
- the rplO gene encoding 50S ribosomal protein L15, with the protein product MKLHTLKPAEGATKTRKRIGRGQGSGRGGTSTKGHKGQQSRSGAKYRPWFEGGQMPLYRRVPKYGFKNFNRVEYKAVNLDTIQELLEKYPTEELTHQYLKDHGIISSTKSLVKVLGRGEIKVKADIKLNKFSQSAKAAIEAAGGTATEV
- the rpsE gene encoding 30S ribosomal protein S5 produces the protein MNIPNEIKVKSSDVELQEKVVKIKRVAKVVKGGRRFSFSAIVVVGNGDGIVGYGLGKANEVTDAISKGVDDAKKNLIKVNVLKGTIPHPSWTKFGAAKVLLKPAAPGTGVLAGGAMRAVLESAGVKDVIGKSLGSSNPHNVVKATIKALAEMRTAKSVAEARGVALSKVFNG